From Sphingomonas bisphenolicum, one genomic window encodes:
- a CDS encoding ATP-binding protein: protein MTSRLDRLNPSILTRIVALVAATLLLALGAMMLVAFRGPPPHSRPMMPGEAAALLQGAAAPAGSWTVTRYQSDPVPLVEPGQMEDRRGAAQVAALLGARADDVRLMRESPPMRMADPDREAWPRPNFGPDGMMLHGSFLLARRTTDGWQVVQARQGANGRWYAITLSLMAGIFILLLLPAYWVARRITQPIRQLADGAATERPERADPLPLTGPPEVRAVGAAYNHMRARIADYLGERTAMLVAIAHDLRTPMTRLSFRLEALPDGPRAKAQADVQEMRAMVTDLLDFMRGQGDGAAQVRIDLSAIVETLADDLADMGQDVAVTHSSRAVVRGDAVALRRCVANLIENAVRYGGSARIALATANGRATVTVEDDGPGVPEEAIERLCEPFYRGEASRNRETGGVGLGLSIARSIADSHGGRLDFGNRRADAGQGGLRASLTLPLER, encoded by the coding sequence GTGACCTCGCGCCTCGACCGCCTGAACCCGTCCATCCTGACCCGGATCGTCGCGCTGGTCGCGGCGACCTTGCTGCTGGCGCTGGGGGCGATGATGCTGGTGGCGTTCCGCGGGCCACCACCGCACAGCCGGCCCATGATGCCGGGCGAAGCCGCCGCGCTGCTACAGGGCGCAGCCGCCCCGGCCGGTAGCTGGACGGTGACGCGCTATCAGTCCGATCCCGTCCCACTGGTCGAACCGGGACAGATGGAGGACCGGCGCGGCGCCGCGCAGGTCGCCGCGCTGCTGGGCGCGCGCGCGGACGATGTTCGCCTCATGCGCGAATCGCCGCCGATGCGGATGGCCGATCCTGACCGGGAAGCCTGGCCCAGGCCCAATTTCGGTCCTGACGGGATGATGTTGCACGGCAGCTTCCTTCTGGCGCGCCGCACCACGGACGGCTGGCAGGTGGTACAGGCGCGGCAGGGCGCGAACGGGCGCTGGTACGCCATCACCCTGTCGCTGATGGCGGGCATCTTCATCCTGCTGCTGCTGCCGGCCTATTGGGTGGCGCGGCGCATCACCCAACCGATCCGGCAACTGGCGGACGGCGCGGCGACCGAACGGCCCGAACGCGCCGACCCGCTGCCGCTGACCGGCCCGCCTGAAGTCCGCGCGGTAGGCGCCGCCTATAATCACATGCGCGCGCGGATCGCCGACTATCTGGGCGAACGCACGGCGATGCTGGTTGCGATCGCCCACGATCTGCGCACACCCATGACCCGCCTGTCCTTCCGGCTGGAGGCGCTGCCCGACGGGCCGCGCGCCAAGGCGCAGGCCGACGTGCAGGAAATGCGGGCCATGGTCACCGACCTGCTCGATTTCATGCGCGGCCAGGGCGACGGCGCGGCGCAGGTGCGGATCGACCTGTCCGCCATCGTCGAGACGCTGGCCGACGATCTGGCCGATATGGGGCAGGATGTGGCGGTGACGCACAGCAGCCGCGCGGTGGTGCGAGGCGACGCGGTGGCGCTGCGGCGCTGCGTCGCCAATCTGATCGAAAATGCGGTACGCTATGGCGGGTCGGCGCGGATCGCGCTGGCGACGGCGAACGGACGTGCCACGGTGACGGTCGAGGATGACGGACCGGGCGTGCCGGAGGAAGCGATAGAAAGGCTGTGCGAGCCCTTCTATCGCGGCGAGGCGTCGCGCAACCGGGAGACGGGCGGCGTCGGCCTGGGACTGTCGATCGCGCGTTCCATTGCGGACAGCCATGGCGGACGGCTGGACTTCGGCAATCGCCGCGCCGACGCAGGCCAGGGCGGGTTGCGCGCCAGCCTGACCCTGCCGCTGGAACGCTAG
- a CDS encoding MarR family transcriptional regulator codes for MTVHIPPDRHLPSQEAVDLVVALQRCLCNFHARKEEPAILDGEGSDHLPALARYLDARRMRSMLFGHDLFSDPAWDILLHLYQAELEGKALTLEQLSETLRLSLNTVVGQAGVLERRGLVMEHRSSPNSRRRCALRLAPLAVDAMASWFSLAFSGEE; via the coding sequence ATGACCGTCCATATCCCGCCTGATCGCCACCTGCCCAGCCAGGAAGCGGTCGACCTGGTGGTCGCGCTGCAACGATGCCTGTGCAATTTCCATGCCCGCAAGGAAGAGCCTGCGATCCTGGATGGCGAGGGGAGCGACCATCTGCCTGCGCTCGCCCGCTATCTCGACGCGCGGCGGATGCGGTCGATGCTGTTCGGCCATGACCTTTTTTCCGATCCGGCCTGGGACATATTGCTGCACCTCTATCAGGCGGAGCTGGAGGGAAAGGCGCTGACGCTGGAGCAGCTCAGCGAAACGCTGCGGCTGTCGCTCAACACCGTCGTCGGCCAGGCGGGCGTGCTGGAACGCCGTGGGCTGGTGATGGAGCATCGCAGTTCGCCCAACAGCCGGCGCCGCTGCGCATTGCGCCTGGCCCCGCTGGCGGTGGACGCGATGGCCTCCTGGTTCTCGCTCGCCTTTTCGGGCGAGGAATAG